The stretch of DNA AGTAATAGGCCTAAAAAAGAAGAACCCTAGGATAACTGGTTCTCACTGCATTATTCACAGACAAGCTTTAGCTAGTCAGACTTTACCTGAACCTCACAACGCAACATTAAACTTAGCAATTAAAATAGTTAACCACGTCAAATTCAGTGCATTAAACACTAGGCTCTTTCAGGCACTATGTCAAGAACTTAATAGTGATCAGGAAACCCTCCTTTTTCACACAGACGTCCGGTGGTTATCCAAACGAAATATTCTTGCAAGACTATTCAATTTAAAGTCAGAAGTTGAAATTTTGTTAAAGACTTCCAAACAAGAAGATCTTCACAGAAGATTTACCGAtgataaaaatatcttttacttGGTTTATTTGTCTGACTTTTTTTGAGACAATGTCCTGAATCTGAAGCTTCAAGGCCGTACAAACCTCTTAAACACTTATGATGCAGTTAAggggtttatagaaaaaatattgcTTTGGCAACGCTGCCTTCACAGTTCCAAGTCAAACTTTTCCTCTTTTCCTAAACTGAACGACCTTTTCAATGATATTCAAACCCTTAACCCTTCCACTACATCTAGTTTCGGATTTGAAAGACGTCATATCACGGCATTTGGAAGAACTGAAAAATCAAATTCGAAAGTACTTTCCAGATCGGAATACTGGGAATTTATGTTGACAATAATAGATCCTTTTCATATCGAAGTTGACATTCTTTCAGTTAACCTTCACGAGCAGGCAATTGACCTAAAATGTGATTCACAGGCAAAAGCAGATTTTGCAAACATGGACTTGGAAGAAGTTTGGTTAACCCACTTTCCTGTTTACCCAGAAGTGGCTTTAGTATCTGCAAAGTTATTAGTCCAGTTTTCATCCACATATCTTTGTAAATCTGGTTTTTCTGCATTGgcgtatataaaatcaaaatacagagttagcaaagttttttaatattctaactctacaattctaagttacggtaagatcaataatgtttttaatagataatatatggtagctaattataatttattctctttcagccctgaagaagccaaattaattctctttggcgaaaacgttcggcgaaacaattgatactcattatcgtctttcttgcagatttccccaatatttaagagtttactatatatatatatatatatatatatatatatatatatatatatatatatatatatatatatatatatatatatatatatatatatatatatatatatatatatatatatatatatatatacaagtaacACTTTAAGAGTTTTCAAATAATAActatatctttttttatataagaGTGATATTTAAATTTCGATAAATTAATTCATAGGGCCTTCACATATATGTCATTCAACTATCTATAACCCTTTGTCAAATCGTCGTTTATAGTCCCTCAGGAAGACCAAGCAGACCAAAACGTTGGCTTCGACCATCAATTATGCAACAACGACTCCCCGTACGCTCCAACGCCGCTTCTCACACGAGGCAAGGCGTCGCATCGCCATCGTCGCATCTCGCCTTCGATGTCCAATATCTCAAAGACTCGTTTCGAACACCTGAAACGGCCCATCGGGGACGCTACTTAATGTACGACACTATTTTACCTACAAATAAGCATCAATTCGGGGGTTACGGATTCTTTATCGGTGCCGCGGGTAACAATGTagtaaaattacagtttttaagaGAACATAAAGTCATAGTTCTTAGGTTTTGGGTCAGTATTTATTAACTACGAAAATGAATTCACAGCTTCGAGGAAATAATAAACAGTTCGATGTTCAAACTGATTAACTATATCTAtctttgcaatatatatatatatatatatatatatatatatatatatatatatatatatatatatatatatatatatacaaataacacagtttattagggatgcagtcagtaggtttggccgggatgttatagaaacactcttttcacttctggtcgagctttcggaattcttttattccttcttcaagacactgtaattagaagaaagtgtaaatatttacaacatatctcaaattgtcattacaacttactagtcgttgagattatttttgtaagctacgacactcaacattaaaaacacatatataaaatataacatttaaaataatggacaatatatattttaaaatttagttggaaagttaaaattttgttagtaacatctttttatggtgtgtttt from Diabrotica undecimpunctata isolate CICGRU chromosome 4, icDiaUnde3, whole genome shotgun sequence encodes:
- the LOC140438647 gene encoding protein FAM200A-like; this translates as MALDLKNQLLQKLKGSPFFSLQCNETTDISKHAQLLFYCRFFDRKRFLEEILFSISLETTTKAIDIFSALEDFSVINELPREKVIGLKKKNPRITGSHCIIHRQALASQTLPEPHNATLNLAIKIVNHVKFSALNTRLFQALCQELNSDQETLLFHTDVRWLSKRNILARLFNLKSEVEILLKTSKQEDLHRRFTDDKNIFYLVYLSDFF